A window of [Clostridium] innocuum genomic DNA:
GTTCCACTGGGAGATCCATTTCGAAATTAGTGGAGGACCGCATTCGACTCATGTTTTATGAAGGCTGTGAATTCATTGAAATAGAAGAGTCGCAAATCAGTGAACTCAATCCGGAAGAAATAAATGCAATCTTCACGCTTAACCCTATATACATAGACAGCAGAATACCGATTATACTTTTATCTAATATTTTTGATTCAGAATACATTGCACATATTGTAAATCAGGGAGAACAGAGAACCTTGCTTGCGAACAGTGATATTGTCTATCATAAAAATATTATCGAAGTGAATGATCGAATACATGCATATAATCAGAATATCGTTGATATACTTGCAAATCTTTACAAGCAGGAGCTTATCAACAAGGAATTCAAAGATGTCATACTTACATTGGATGAAAAAAAATTCAGCTATGTATCAGCTTATATGCCGCATGCAATTCTAAAGGGTCAGAATAAATATCTATTAAGTATGACGCTATATCTTTCCGCAAAGAAAAAGCAGCAGTATCAGCTTATTTGTTTAATTGGAATACCGGAGAATGTACGCGATGGAAAGGAATTTCTAATCGTTCAGATTTATGACTATATTTTTGATATTATCAATCAGTTTTCAGAAGCCTCACAACAAAGAAGCGATTTGAGAACAGTCATTGAGAAATTGGAGAAAGAAGGTAATCTATGAGTTCACGGGATGTAATGGTGATAGCAGGACTATTTGTGGCTGCGTATTTACTGCAGTTCTATTTGTCATATCTGCAAATGAAGCATATAACAAAGCAATATCTTGAATTAACGGATAAATATAAGGGAGAATATTTCATTGGAATGAATCGTAAGAAAAAAATTGGCTGTAATCCTGTTGTGATTCTAGTGACAGATCATAGAAACATGATACAGGAATTCTATATGCTGGACGGTTTGCTTGTAACAGCTAGGATGAAGCGCGTGAATTTGGAAGAGGAGGTGGATATCGCAGAACTTGAACATCATAAGAATTATCTTAAAGGAAAAGTAGGGGAAAAGGGGTTTCGTGCTCTGCAGAATGCTGCTGAGAATATTATGAATTATTGTTAAAGGAGATGAATTTATGGATGTAATTGTTGAATTTGCGGAAGGCTTTATAGGGTTATTTAAAGCCGGAGCGGAAACGCTGGTTGGAAATATCACAGGGATATTACCACTGCTTGCGGTTATTATCACAGTATTAAACGCATTGATGGCTCTGATTGGTGAGGAACGGGTTGCAAAGATTTCTAAATATGCAGGAAAGAGTGTGCTCATACGTTATTCTTTACTGCCTATTGTATTTACCTTTACAATGGGCTCACCCACCAACTTTGCTATGGGAAAACTATTGGATGAGAAATATAAACCGGCATATTGTGATTCTCTGACAGGTATGGGACATCCGTTTACAGGATTATTTCCACACACAAACCCGGCTGAATTGTTTGTATTTCTCGGTGTGGCACAGGGTATAACCAAGCTTGGCTTAGGGACTACGGAATTAGCTGTACGCTATTTGCTGGCTGGAATTCTGTTGGGCTTATGCAGGGGTATTATTACAGAAAAGGTATATAAAATGATGTTGAACAGAAAACGGAAAGCGTTGCATAACGGGGAATAGAAAGGCGGTTGAATGAGTGTATGAATAAATTTATAGATATGGTTTCAAATATAGCAACGAAGTTTGGTAACGGCTTTGGTAATGTAACTGCTGTATTATTTCAAGCAGGAAGAGATACTGTCGATATGATTCTGCATACAGTGCTTCCCTTCATGATTTTTGTATCAGCATTGGTAGGTATTATTTCTACTTCAGGAATAGGAGATATCATCGCGCATTTTCTGACACCGCTTGCCGGTACACTACCGGGCTTGTTCGTATTATCGTTTATTTGCAGTATGCCGTTTTTGTCACCTATCTTAGGACCGGGAGCTGTAATCGCACAGGTTGTAGGTGTACTTATCGGTACCGAAATCGGAAGTGGTAATATTTCACCACAGCTCTCTCTGCCTGCGCTGTTTGCCATCAACTCACAGGTCGCAGCGGATTTTCTTCCGGTAGCATTAAGTCTGGCGGATGCCGATCCTGAAACGATTGAGATTGGTGTGCCGTCTATTTTAATGGCAAGGGTAGTAACCGGTCCACTGGGAGTGCTTATAGGATATTTACTTTCCATCGGTTTGTATTAAAAGGATTGTAGCGTATAAGAGAAATAAAGCTTTGTAAAATGAGCAGTAATAATATGTATGCTTGCGTACAGCAAGAGAATGGAGGAAATGATGAACCAGATTATAATTACAAAGGGCAGTGGTGGTTATGGCGGCCCGTTAGTGATTAAGCCTACAGATAAAAAAAATAAAGTGATGTATATAAC
This region includes:
- a CDS encoding PTS glucitol/sorbitol transporter subunit IIB, whose amino-acid sequence is MNKFIDMVSNIATKFGNGFGNVTAVLFQAGRDTVDMILHTVLPFMIFVSALVGIISTSGIGDIIAHFLTPLAGTLPGLFVLSFICSMPFLSPILGPGAVIAQVVGVLIGTEIGSGNISPQLSLPALFAINSQVAADFLPVALSLADADPETIEIGVPSILMARVVTGPLGVLIGYLLSIGLY
- a CDS encoding PTS sorbitol transporter subunit IIC — translated: MDVIVEFAEGFIGLFKAGAETLVGNITGILPLLAVIITVLNALMALIGEERVAKISKYAGKSVLIRYSLLPIVFTFTMGSPTNFAMGKLLDEKYKPAYCDSLTGMGHPFTGLFPHTNPAELFVFLGVAQGITKLGLGTTELAVRYLLAGILLGLCRGIITEKVYKMMLNRKRKALHNGE
- a CDS encoding transcriptional regulator, whose product is MSSRDVMVIAGLFVAAYLLQFYLSYLQMKHITKQYLELTDKYKGEYFIGMNRKKKIGCNPVVILVTDHRNMIQEFYMLDGLLVTARMKRVNLEEEVDIAELEHHKNYLKGKVGEKGFRALQNAAENIMNYC